CTTCACGACCAACGCGGACGTGCACGCGTACGACGTCTTCGACGTGTCCCGCCGGCTGCGGGAGCGCGGCTGGCTGGTGCCCGCCTACACCTTCCCCGCCAACCGGCAGGACCTCGCGGTGCTGCGCGTGGTGTGCCGCAACGGGTTCTCCTCGGACCTGGCCGAGCTGCTGATCGAGGACCTGAAGCTGCTGCTTCCCGAACTCCGGGCTCAGAAGCACCCGTTGAGCCACGATCGGGCGGCCCCGACGGCCTTCCACCACTGAGCACGGCCCGCGGGGCCACCCGGAGCGGCTCGCCGCGCCATCACGAGCACGGCTACCGGTTGAGGCGCGCGAACTTGGCCACCGCCAGCGGGAAGAACACCGCGATGATGGCCACCGGCCAGAGCACCGCGAGGAGTTCGGCGTGCTCGGCCGCCCAGGAGCCGGTCGCGCCGCCCGGATTGCCGAACAGCTCCCGTACGGCGGTGGCCGTGGCGGACATCGGGTTCCACTCGACCACCGCGCCCAGCCAGCCCGGCATCGACGCGGGGGTGGCGAAGGCGTTGGAGAGGAAGCCGACCGGCCAGACCAGGATCTGGACCGCCGCGACCATCTCCGGCCGCCCCGCCACCATGGCCAGCAGGATGCCGACCCAGAGCATCGCGAACCGCAGCAGGAGCAGCAGCCCGAACGCCCCCAGCGCGGCGGCGGCCCCGTGGTGCCAGCGCCAGCCGACCGCGTACCCGACCCCGGTCATCACCGCGAGCGCGGCCGTCGACTGGAGCATGTCCGCGACGCTGCGGCCGACCAGGACGGCGCCGGGGGCCATCGGCATCGAGCGGAAGCGGTCGATGACGCCCTTGCCGAGGTCCTGGGTGACCGCGAGCATCGTGCTCTCCAGGCCGAAGGCCATGGTCAGCGCGAGCATCCCGGGGACCAGGAACTCCGTGGGGTCGCCGTCCACGCCCCGGCCGCCGCCGACCAGATAGGTGAACATCAGCAGCAGCATCACCGGGAAGACCAGGTTGACCAGGACCGCGACGGGCTGCCGGGCCCAGTGCGCCAGTTCGCGGCGGGTCATCGTCCAGGAGTCCGCCAGGGCCCAGCCGAGCCGGGAGGACGCCCCGCCCGGTCCGGTCGCCGTCGTCGTCGCCGCGCTCATGCCGCCACCTCCGTCTTTCCCGCCTTCGGCGTCTTCCCCGACTTCGCCGTACCCCGTGCGCCGGCGGGCTGACCGGTCAGCGACAGGAACACCTCGTCCAGGGTGGGGCGGCGCACCGCGATGTCCTCCGCCTCGATGCCCGCCTCCTCCAGCACCCGCACCGTCCGCGTCAGGGCCGCCATCCGGTCCGGGGCGGGCGCGCCGATCCGCCGCCGGTCGGCGTCCAGCACCAGGTCCGCGCCGCCGAGCAGGGCGCCCGCCTCCACCAGCCGGGACGCGTCGCGCAGGACGATGTCGATCCGGTCGCCGCCGACGAGGGCCTTCAGCTCGTCGGGGGTGCCCTCAGCAACGGCCCGGCCGTGGTCGATGAGGGAGATCCGGTCGGCCAGCTGGTCCGCCTCCTCCAGATACTGCGTGGTCAGCAGCACCGTGGTGCCGCCGCCGACCAGGGACCGCACCGCGTCCCACACCTCGGTCCGGCCGCGCGGGTCGAGGCCGGTCGTCGGCTCGTCCAGGAACAGCACGTCCGGGTCGGTGATCAGCGACGCGGCCAGGTCGAGGCGTCTGCGCATGCCGCCGCTGTACTGCTTGACGGCCTTGCGCCCGGTGTCCGCGAGGCCGAACCGCTCCAGCAGCTCGTCCGCCCGGCTGCCCGCCCGGCGTGCGCCCAGGTGGTACAGCCGCCCGAACATCTCCAGGTTCTGCCGCCCGCCGAGCTGCTCGTCCACCGCCGCGTGCTGGCCGAGGAGCCCGATCCTGCGCCGCACCTCGCCCGCCCGCTCGCGGACGTCGAGGCCGGCCACGGTCACCCGGCCCGCGTCGTGGCGCAGCAGCGTCGACATGATCCGTACGGCGGTGGTCTTGCCCGCCCCGTTGGGGCCGAGCACTCCGTGCACGGTGCCGCTGCCGACGACCAGGTCCAGTCCGTCCAGGGCGCGCTTCTCCCCGTACCGCTTGTGCACGCCGTCCATGACGATCGCTTCGGTCACGTTTCCCGCACCCTCCTGTAGTCAAACTTGACTAGAAGGTCGAAGGTAAACCCGGATCGACCATTCGTCAAACTTGATTAGTCGCGGTCCCCCGGGTCGGGGACACCGGTGGCGTAGGGGTTCTCCTCGCCGTCGGCGAGCACGCCGACGAACGGGTCGCCCTCGCCCGCGAAGGTGTACGCGCCGCCCTCGATACGGGCGATCAGGCCCCGGGTCCACTCCGCGCCGGAGTCGGCCGAGTGCACCCACAGGTTCATGATCTCGCCGATGTGGCCGAGGGATTCGGGGCCGTCCTCCGGCGTGTAGTACTCGGTGACCGACTTCCGCCACCCCTCGATGGCCTCGATCCGCTCCTTGAGCAGCTCGACCGCCTCCGCGCGGGGCAGATCGACGATGAACCCGATCGCGGCCGAGAGGACGTCCATGTTCTGGTCGTAGGCGCGGATGGCCTCGCGCAGCAGGGTGCGGTACTCCGCCAGCCCCTCGTCCGTGACCTCGTACTCGGTGCGCGGCGGGCCGCCCACCGTGGAGGGGGCCGTCTCGTGCGCGAGCAGCAGCCCCTGCTTCGCCATCTGCTTCA
The nucleotide sequence above comes from Streptomyces sp. NBC_01116. Encoded proteins:
- a CDS encoding ABC transporter permease, which encodes MSAATTTATGPGGASSRLGWALADSWTMTRRELAHWARQPVAVLVNLVFPVMLLLMFTYLVGGGRGVDGDPTEFLVPGMLALTMAFGLESTMLAVTQDLGKGVIDRFRSMPMAPGAVLVGRSVADMLQSTAALAVMTGVGYAVGWRWHHGAAAALGAFGLLLLLRFAMLWVGILLAMVAGRPEMVAAVQILVWPVGFLSNAFATPASMPGWLGAVVEWNPMSATATAVRELFGNPGGATGSWAAEHAELLAVLWPVAIIAVFFPLAVAKFARLNR
- a CDS encoding ATP-binding cassette domain-containing protein is translated as MTEAIVMDGVHKRYGEKRALDGLDLVVGSGTVHGVLGPNGAGKTTAVRIMSTLLRHDAGRVTVAGLDVRERAGEVRRRIGLLGQHAAVDEQLGGRQNLEMFGRLYHLGARRAGSRADELLERFGLADTGRKAVKQYSGGMRRRLDLAASLITDPDVLFLDEPTTGLDPRGRTEVWDAVRSLVGGGTTVLLTTQYLEEADQLADRISLIDHGRAVAEGTPDELKALVGGDRIDIVLRDASRLVEAGALLGGADLVLDADRRRIGAPAPDRMAALTRTVRVLEEAGIEAEDIAVRRPTLDEVFLSLTGQPAGARGTAKSGKTPKAGKTEVAA
- a CDS encoding PadR family transcriptional regulator; the protein is MSAIRLLVLGAVRMHGRAHGYQVRNDLEYWGAHEWSNAKPGSIYHALKQMAKQGLLLAHETAPSTVGGPPRTEYEVTDEGLAEYRTLLREAIRAYDQNMDVLSAAIGFIVDLPRAEAVELLKERIEAIEGWRKSVTEYYTPEDGPESLGHIGEIMNLWVHSADSGAEWTRGLIARIEGGAYTFAGEGDPFVGVLADGEENPYATGVPDPGDRD